A region from the Triticum urartu cultivar G1812 chromosome 1, Tu2.1, whole genome shotgun sequence genome encodes:
- the LOC125519461 gene encoding uncharacterized protein LOC125519461, which produces MSLACLVCHGMNSPSHSLRSYSVSSSEEDNRCGAVVSCLTRRVTPAGSASVGTSKVTPFPSIAAGQGTEGTPRLQRSRAVSRDLVRDWNFDEAVVAN; this is translated from the coding sequence ATGAGTCTTGCTTGTCTCGTATGCCATGGCATGAACAGCCCCTCACACTCTCTTAGAAGCTACTCGGTGTCGAGTTCAGAGGAGGACAACCGATGTGGAGCTGTTGTTTCCTGCTTAACTCGGAGAGTAACGCCGGCTGGATCTGCTAGTGTTGGGACATCAAAGGTGACCCCCTTTCCATCCATAGCGGCTGGTCAAGGCACCGAGGGCACTCCTCGCCTTCAACGAAGCCGTGCTGTGTCCAGGGACCTTGTCAGAGACTGGAACTTTGATGAAGCCGTCGTTGCAAACTAG